The genomic interval GTTCCGCCTCCAGGGACGACATCAAGGGGCGGTCATCGAGATGGGAGTCGATAATATCGGACAGACGACCAGGTTATGTGAGATAGCCGCCCCTACGATTGGCATTATTACGAACATCGGATCGGATCATCTGGAGTTTTTTGGATCCATGGACGTCTCTGCTCAAGCGAAAGCGGAATTGCTTGATTGTCTCCCGGATAATGGAACGGCGATCCTCAATGCCGATGATTCCTACTATGACTATCTTTCAGGGCGAGCCCGATGTCGCGTGGTCTCCTTTGGGCTGTCAGCGAAGGCCGATGTCCGTGCAACGAATGTCACATCGGACGAACGCAATGGAACCCTCTTTCACCTGCAGCTCCCAGGAAGCGTGCGCCGGACCACAGTTCGCATTCGAGTCCAAGGGGAACACAATGTCGCCAATGCATTGGCGGCGGCAGCGGTCGGTACGGTCCTTGGACTCTCGGGGTCGGCAATCGCTCAGGGACTCTCGACATTTCGACCGGCTGCCATGAGATCGCAGGTTTTGGTATGTCATGGTCTCAAGCTGATTATCGACTGCTACAATGCCAATCCGGCGTCGATGACGGCGGCAGTGCAGCTTTTATCCCAGGTCAAGGCTAAGGGAAAGAAGATTGCGGTGTTGGGAGATATGTTGGAACTCGGGTCGAGCGCCGTTCAGATGCATGAGGAGGTGGGTGCTTTCGTCGCACGGCAAGGGATTGATCGACTGGTCGCTTGTGGACCGTTGGGGCGAAGCTTTGCCGACGGTGCAAGGGAGGCCGGACAAGATCCGACGCATATTGTTGAAGCCAAGGATGCTCACACGGCAGCCGAGGCGGCGAAAGTTATTACCAAACCTGGTGATGTAGTGTTGATCAAAGCATCACGCGGTATGAAACTAGAATTTGTGGCTGATGCACTTCGGAAACTCAAGGGTGCGCAGAGGAAGGTCTCATAGGTTTCGTCTCCACCATGCTGTATATCTGGCTCTACCCATTTCACACACAATTCTCCTTTCTGAACGTCTTTCGCTACCAGAGTTTTCGTATCATTTATGCGGCGGTCACGGCTTTCCTGATCGCCTTTGTACTAGCCCCATGGGTGATCAGAAAACTCCAAGAAATCAAGTTGGGTCAACAGGTGCGG from Nitrospira sp. carries:
- a CDS encoding UDP-N-acetylmuramoyl-tripeptide--D-alanyl-D-alanine ligase is translated as MTLFSVEEVREVIGGRVLSGDRADWIKQRVRRICLDTRSLRPGDLFVAIRGERFDGHDFVKTALVQGAVGAIVLDSYDVSLCAGKLLSKRIRPVILGVPDPLYAYQQLAAYFRRRFTVPVVAVTGSNGKTTTKEMVASVMAHRWKILKTEGNLNNQLGVPQTLFRLQGRHQGAVIEMGVDNIGQTTRLCEIAAPTIGIITNIGSDHLEFFGSMDVSAQAKAELLDCLPDNGTAILNADDSYYDYLSGRARCRVVSFGLSAKADVRATNVTSDERNGTLFHLQLPGSVRRTTVRIRVQGEHNVANALAAAAVGTVLGLSGSAIAQGLSTFRPAAMRSQVLVCHGLKLIIDCYNANPASMTAAVQLLSQVKAKGKKIAVLGDMLELGSSAVQMHEEVGAFVARQGIDRLVACGPLGRSFADGAREAGQDPTHIVEAKDAHTAAEAAKVITKPGDVVLIKASRGMKLEFVADALRKLKGAQRKVS